A window from Dioscorea cayenensis subsp. rotundata cultivar TDr96_F1 chromosome 10, TDr96_F1_v2_PseudoChromosome.rev07_lg8_w22 25.fasta, whole genome shotgun sequence encodes these proteins:
- the LOC120269971 gene encoding methylthioribose-1-phosphate isomerase has translation MESTNSKSNSLQSICYQRGSLRLLDQRRLPLETVYLDIRSATDGWNAIKDMVVRGAPAIAIAAALSLAVETFDLGFSGTSTDAASFLTKKLEYLVSSRPTAVNLSDAATKLQKLVLKAAETTDEPKAVFEAYIDAAERMLTDDVNDNKAIGFHGARFLQSQLKDSESLSILTHCNTGSLATAGYGTALGVIRSVHAEGLLAQAFCTETRPFNQGSRLTAFELVHDMIPATLITDSAAAALMKSGHVNAVIVGADRVAANGDTANKIGTYSLAISASFHKIPFYVAAPVTSIDLSLPSGEDIIVEERSPKELLNADGGLGKQVAAPGIFVWNPAFDVTPANLITGIITEKGVITKVSADAFDIKGFVEKVK, from the exons ATGGAATCCACGAATTCGAAGTCGAATTCTCTCCAATCCATCTGTTACCAACGCGGTTCTCTCCGTCTTCTCGATCAG AGAAGGCTTCCACTGGAAACTGTCTACTTGGACATCAGGAGTGCCACAGATGGGTG GAATGCAATAAAGGATATGGTGGTTCGTGGTGCACCTGCAATTGCCATTGCAGCAGCACTGTCCCTAGCTGTGGAAACATTTGACCTCGGCTTCAGTGGAACATCGACAGATGCTGCTTCTTTTCTAACAAAGAAGCTTGAATATCTTGTTTCAAG CCGCCCAACTGCCGTAAATCTTTCTGATGCTGCTACTAAGCTTCAAAAGCTTGTGTTAAAAGCAGCTGAGACAACTGATGAGCCCAAAGCGGTTTTTGAG GCATACATTGATGCTGCTGAAAGAATGCTAACTGATGATGTCAATGATAACAAAGCAATTGGGTTTCATGGAGCAAGATTTCTTCAATCCCAGCTTAAAGACTCAGAAAGTCTGTCTATTTTAACACATTGCAACACTGGCAG TCTAGCTACTGCTGGATATGGAACTGCACTTGGGGTTATCCGTTCTGTTCACGCTGAAGGATTATTAGCGCAGGCCTTCTGCACTGAAACCCGGCCATTTAACCAG GGGTCCAGACTCACAGCATTTGAATTGGTACATGATATGATTCCTGCAACTCTCATAACTGATTCTGCTGCAGCTGCATTAATGAAGTCTGGACATGTTAATGCAGTCATTGTCGGTGCTGATCGTGTTGCTGCAAATG GTGATACGGCCAATAAAATCGGAACCTACAGCCTTGCAATTTCTGCATCTTTCCACAAAATCCCATTTTATGTTGCAGCCCCGGTAACTTCAATTGATCTTTCACTTCCATCCGGGGAAGACATCATTGTCGAGGAAAGGTCTCCGAAGGAGTTGCTGAATGCAGATGGTGGACTCGGGAAGCAAGTTGCTGCGCCTGGAATTTTTGTCTGGAATCCGGCATTTGATGTTACACCTGCAAATCTGATAACTGGTATAATCACCGAAAAG GGTGTTATTACAAAAGTTTCTGCTGATGCTTTTGATATTAAAGGTTTCGTCGAGAAGGTTAAATAG